The Schizosaccharomyces pombe strain 972h- genome assembly, chromosome: I genome contains a region encoding:
- the yfh7 gene encoding uridine kinase gives MALQVDAPDVSSYDELYNRAVELLKHQQRVLIGLAGGPGSGKSTLCAILAKAWNERFGSEIVKIIPMDGFHYSLEELDRFDNPEKARALRGAEWTFDADLFYSLVRLMKKITDRELYAPSFDHAIGDPVVDDICVEPKNRILIFEGNYLLLNKPPWSDACKLYDIKAYLPVEHSVARARVAHRHLVSGLCATEEEAIERTDRNDMINLTFVEKNMVTPDIVLQQLRLKTVKTSSL, from the exons ATGGCTTTACAAGTAGATGCCCCAGATGTATCGTCTTATGACGAACTTTACAACCGTGCAGTTGAATTGTTGAAGCACCAGCAACGAGTTCTAATCGGTTTGGCTGGAGGTCCTGGTTCAGGCAAGTCAACATTATGTGCTATTCTCGCAAAGGCATGGAATGAAAGATTTGGATCGGAGAtcgtaaaaataattccaATG gatgGCTTTCATTATTCGTTGGAAGAGCTTGATCGATTCGACAACCCAGAAAAGGCCCGGGCTCTTCGTGGAGCAGAATGGACGTTTGATGCAGACTTATTCTACTCCTTAGTTCGGCTTATGAAAAAGATCACTGACAGAGAGCTCTATGCCCCTTCATTTGATCATGCAATTGGTGACCCTGTAGTCGACGATATTTGCGTTGAGCCCAAAAATcgaattttaatttttgaaggtAATTACCTTTTGCTCAACAAACCTCCATGGTCAGACGCATGCAAATTATATGACATTAAGGCATACCTCCCTGTAGAGCACTCAGTGGCCCGTGCTCGTGTTGCGCATCGTCACTTGGTTTCAGGATTATGCGCAACAGAAGAAGAGGCAATTGAGAGGACCGACAGAAATGATATGATTAATCTCACTTTTGTCGAGAAGAACATGGTTACCCCAGATATTGTATTACAGCAGCTACGTTTGAAAACCGTTAAAACATCTAGTTTGTAA
- the isu1 gene encoding Fe-sulfur cluster assembly protein Isu1 translates to MSVFRRSVQCVGVLPSILAQRSSLLARPANLQFLKTNSSKFVPQVTANVSRRMYHKNVLDHYNNPRNVGTLPKGDPDVGIGLVGAPACGDVMRLAIRVNKDGVIEDVKFKTFGCGSAIASSSYVTTMVKGMTLEEASKIKNTQIAKELCLPPVKLHCSMLAEDAIKSAVKHYRSKQLTPVGTTAGAIESATA, encoded by the coding sequence ATGAGTGTCTTCCGTCGCTCCGTTCAATGCGTTGGCGTTTTGCCTTCAATTTTGGCTCAACGCTCTTCTCTTCTTGCCCGTCCAGCGAATTTACAGTTTCTCAAAACGAACTCGTCAAAATTCGTCCCTCAAGTCACCGCAAACGTCTCTCGTCGTATGTACCATAAGAATGTTTTAGACCATTACAACAATCCTCGGAATGTGGGTACTTTGCCCAAAGGTGATCCCGATGTGGGTATCGGCTTGGTAGGTGCTCCCGCCTGTGGCGATGTTATGCGCCTTGCTATTCGTGTCAATAAGGATGGTGTTATTGAGGACGTAAAGTTCAAGACCTTTGGTTGTGGTAGTGCAATTGCCTCGTCATCCTACGTTACCACTATGGTCAAGGGCATGACCCTTGAGGAGGcttctaaaattaaaaacacCCAAATTGCCAAAGAGCTTTGCTTGCCTCCTGTAAAACTTCATTGCTCCATGCTTGCCGAGGATGCCATTAAAAGCGCTGTAAAGCATTATCGCTCTAAACAATTAACGCCTGTTGGTACAACTGCTGGCGCTATTGAGTCTGCTACCGCTTAG